CAACAACTCCGCCAGATATAACATCATTCAATTGAAATGGTTCTACGTAAGATTTTTGATCACTCATTCGACCACGCATATAAGGGTCTACTGAAATATATAAGCTTTTTACAACTACCTCCCCTTTTTGAGGCGGCTTCGTATCAATCGTTTCGTAAGTGAAATTTTCATGCGTCGGCAATCCTTCAGGACGATTTGCTAAAACGATTTGTTCATTTTCTTGACTCATGATAAATCTCCTTTCAATGAGTTTACATGTTTACGTTAGCAAAGCAATACTTTATCTATCAACGAATAAGGCTTCCAACAAGCACATTTTGGAAATATTAAGACTTTTGAAGGATGTAGAAGGATTTCCAACACCTACCTAGAACGTATAAATTAAGAGAAAAACAACCTTTATTAAGGAGATGGTTCCATGAGTATGACGAAAGATCAAACCGGTATTCCCCATAAGGAGTTAGCAGTATCTTGCTTTAATAATGTTTGGAGGTTGCTAGAGAAACAACATCGCACATCCGAGGAAAATGATCAAATGATACACGTATGTCATTCTTCACTATGGCACTGGACACAGGTCCCTTCTCATACAAATCAAAATTTATCGATTGGATACTGGCAGTTATCTCGAGTGTATGCTGTTATGGGACAAGGGGAAAACGCACTCCATTATGCAAAACTTTGTTTAACATATAGTGAGGAGCTTGATCCTTTTTTTATCGGCTGTGCTCATGAAGCTTTCTCCCGATCCCTTCGAGTATTAGGACAACTAGAAAATGCTGCGTCTGCAAAAAAATTAGCATATACTTATGCTAAGGAAATTACCGATGAAAACAGCAAGCAAATTCTTTTAAGTGATTTAGAGACGTTGTAAGTGGACCTTCAAAAGTAGTTTATACACCCTCACTTTTATAATATTCCCTATTAAAGTAGAGACAAGTTAGTAACTTGTCTCTACTTTTTATATGTAGTGTTTTTCCTTATCTCTAGAGTATGAGAGTAAGAAGCTAGAATCTAGTTACAATTCTCAATGTTTTTGTATTCTGGACTTAACTCACTCCACACGTCAAAAGTATTTCCATTTAAATCATAAAATACAAAGTTGTTGCCCGGATGTCCTCGGTCTTCCATTTCTCCAACAGATACACCTTTATTCTTAAGGTATTCATGAAATCTCTTAAGGTTATTCAATCCATCTACCTCAAACGTTAATGTAAAGTGATCATTCCCATTATAATCAAGGAACTGAGTATGTTGTCCTTCTTGAGATTTCACAAGAAAGAAACTTTGATTTGCGAATTCTAATATCGCTTTTTCATCATTTCAAAAATTTTCTATAGCACCTAATTTATCTTGATACCAATTAGAAGACAGTTGAACATTCATCACCGGGATATAAGTCGTACCTACACGTTTCAAGAATGATTCCATAAACTTATCTCCTTATTTAGGGTTGTAGACCCCAATTGATTATAAACTCATTATACATTTGTTAGAATGGTCCCCCACCTTTCCCTAGTGATTTACCTTTTTTAGCTTTTTCATATGCATTCTCACTTGGTTTCTCCAACTCTGTAATCTCTTTCCTCTTTGAGTAGACTTTCTCTTTTTTGGAATCTCTATATTTAACTATTCCAATAACTAGCACTATAATCCCTATTGAGATAAAAGGTATTACACTCTCGATAGCAATAACTCCCCTCATGTTTAGTTTCAAACCTATATACAGAAGGAATTATAACTTAGGTAAACCTTCATAGTATGAATTAAATAAACGAAGGTTACAATGTTCAGACTAATTCATACATTCTTTACAAAAAATTGTCCTCCCTACCCCTTCATATAGTTATACTATTGAGATGACTTCCAATACGCAAGTAACCATTTACTGCCGTTCTCAATTTTGCAGACTTTTTCAAATCCACATTTTTCATAGCACTTTATGGCACGGGTATTATAAACTTCAGGATCTAGTACAATTCCATCAGGATTTTTTTGGATCATTATGTCAACTACGAAGCGTTTGACCATTTGTGTTCCAATACCTTTCCCCCATAATCTAGGTTCGCCAATAAATTGATCGATGCCAACATAAGTTTTATTCTCAGGTAGTCCCCATGCTTCTGCATCTTCTTTTTTTACAGGGTAGGATTGCATAAAACCGATTGGATCAGTATCTTTTTCAACAATAAATGGAGGTACATTTACTTCACCATTCAATCGTGGGCTATATTTTTCTAGTATGCGTTCATACGAGTATGGATCATTAGGATTTCCGTAGAATTGAAGTACTTCTTCGTCTTGAAGCCACTTGGTCATTAACAAGAAATCTGTCGGAGACATTGGGCGTATGGATACTTCGTGATAGGACATATAGAACCACCCTTCTTTTTATAGTGATTATTCTGAAATTTCTCACATAAAATTGTTCATTAAAATGATAACACAAAATAAGGAATTTTATGGGATTTATCGAATTTTTATGTATTTATGATAGACTATCTTAACTACCTAATAAATTGGATTCCCTTAAGTTTGTTACATAAACTTTTTTTATAATACTCCATTGACTCTAACGTAACGTGATACTCTACTATAAAAACTAGGAGGTGAGTGAAAATGTATAAAGTAAAAGAAGTAACAAACTTAGTAGGCGTGAGCGTACGCACGCTACATCATTATGATGAGATTGAACTACTACAGCCTGAATCGATAACACCGGCCGGTTATCGACTTTATACAAATCAAAACCTCAAAAGGCTTCAACGATATTTATCAAAGAAATGGGTATCTCGTTACAGCA
This genomic stretch from Pontibacillus yanchengensis harbors:
- a CDS encoding GNAT family N-acetyltransferase — protein: MSYHEVSIRPMSPTDFLLMTKWLQDEEVLQFYGNPNDPYSYERILEKYSPRLNGEVNVPPFIVEKDTDPIGFMQSYPVKKEDAEAWGLPENKTYVGIDQFIGEPRLWGKGIGTQMVKRFVVDIMIQKNPDGIVLDPEVYNTRAIKCYEKCGFEKVCKIENGSKWLLAYWKSSQ
- a CDS encoding MerR family DNA-binding transcriptional regulator; this encodes MYKVKEVTNLVGVSVRTLHHYDEIELLQPESITPAGYRLYTNQNLKRLQRYLSKKWVSRYSKYSNPYRLWNMARKWRKQKCLKDLK